The following DNA comes from Gammaproteobacteria bacterium.
GTGGGATGTCAGTGTGGTACCTGTGGTACGTGCTTAAGGGGACACAGCAGATAAAGCCTTGCTATGTCCCCTCGAAGAGTTCCACGAACTTCAACCATCGTGCGGAAATAGGTGATTTTCTATGGCACGTTATGGTTTTCCTGTGCAGCAGGTTAGTAAAAATCTGGCAGTATTATTATCACTGGATGTTGGAGTGATTTTAATGGGTGAACAACCGAAAATCGCTAATCCAACCTACATCTTTTATGTCATCCTCGCGCATGCGGGGATCTATAAAACTTTGATATACTACTCAGGATGGATTCCCGCCTGCGCGGGAATGACAGATTAATGGGGCAGCAGTGGAATAGTAATGAAGATTAGATCATTTCCAGTTAATAATATTGAGGATGATTTATCACAGGATCTTCATCCCATGCTCAGAGCAATTTTTTTGCATCGTAATATTAGTTGCCATGAACAGTTGAATACCGGCATGGATGCGCTTGCCAATTTTCATTCATTAAAAGGAATCGGTGATGCGGTGGCGTTATTGGAGACGGCTCTGCGTGAACAACAGCGTATTCTAATAGTGGCGGATTTTGATGCGGATGGTGCGACCTCTTGTGCTCTTGCCCTGCGTGCCCTGGCGATGATGGGGGCAAGCGATGTTCATTATGTGGTGCCGAATCGTTTTGAATATGGTTATGGGCTGACCCCGGAGATCGTTGAGGTAGCGGCGGGTTATCAGCCGGATCTCCTGGTTACAGTGGATAACGGAATATCCAGTATTGATGGCGTAGCCGCTGCGCGTGCCAAGGGAATACGTGTGTTGATTACCGATCACCATCTACCGGCACAGCAATTACCGGATGCTAATGCCATTGTGAATCCGAATCAGCCGGGGGATGAGTTCGTGAGTAAGAACCTCGCCGGGGTGGGTGTTATTTTTTATGTGTTACTGGCACTACGATCTTCCTTGCGTGATAGGGGTTGGTTTGATCAACAGGGGATTGAATGCCCTAATTTGGCAACCTTACTGGATATTGTTGCGCTGGGTACGGTTGCTGATGTGGTGCCGCTGGATCAGAACAACCGGGTGCTGGTGAGTCAGGGGATTAAACGGATTCGTGCTGGTCGTTGTGTGGCAGGCATCAAGGCCTTGCTGGAGGTGGCGAATCGTCCTTGGCAGACCTTGGTGGCAGGTGATCTTGGTTTTACCGTTGGTCCACGTTTGAATGCGGCGGGTCGTCTGGAAGATATGTCGTTAGGGATTGAATGTCTGTTAACCGATGATCCACAACGTGCCAGGGAGTTGGCACAACAATTACAAGATCTTAATTTACAACGTCGACAGATTGAGGGTGATATGAAGGTGCAGGCAGAAGAGATCCTGTCACATCTCAATATGGTGCAGGCATCGGCCCCTCGGGGTCTGTGTCTATATGATAAAGACTGGCACCAGGGTGTGATTGGTATCCTTGCCTCCAGGATCAAGGAACAATATCACCGGCCAGTAATTATCTTTGCCGATGGCGATGAAGGTATGATCAAGGGTTCGGCGCGTTCGATTGCTGGTTTTCATATCCGTGATGCACTGGATCAGGTGGCAAGTCGCCATCCTGATTTGATTAGCAAGTTCGGTGGGCATGCGATGGCGGCAGGTCTCAGTATTCGTTATGCCGAGCTGGATCGCTTTACCTGTGTCTTTAATGAAATTGCCTGTGAACACTTAAAAAGTGAAGACCTTGAAGGCCATATTCTTAGTGATGGTCACCTGGATATCGC
Coding sequences within:
- the recJ gene encoding single-stranded-DNA-specific exonuclease RecJ, which produces MKIRSFPVNNIEDDLSQDLHPMLRAIFLHRNISCHEQLNTGMDALANFHSLKGIGDAVALLETALREQQRILIVADFDADGATSCALALRALAMMGASDVHYVVPNRFEYGYGLTPEIVEVAAGYQPDLLVTVDNGISSIDGVAAARAKGIRVLITDHHLPAQQLPDANAIVNPNQPGDEFVSKNLAGVGVIFYVLLALRSSLRDRGWFDQQGIECPNLATLLDIVALGTVADVVPLDQNNRVLVSQGIKRIRAGRCVAGIKALLEVANRPWQTLVAGDLGFTVGPRLNAAGRLEDMSLGIECLLTDDPQRARELAQQLQDLNLQRRQIEGDMKVQAEEILSHLNMVQASAPRGLCLYDKDWHQGVIGILASRIKEQYHRPVIIFADGDEGMIKGSARSIAGFHIRDALDQVASRHPDLISKFGGHAMAAGLSIRYAELDRFTCVFNEIACEHLKSEDLEGHILSDGHLDIADLDINFAEQLEQAGPWGQCFSEPCFDNDFIILNQRVVGEKHLKLVVAHPDHPAQAIDAIAFNQAPMPTNVQQARLAYRLTVNEFRGVRKVQLNVEAVLLG